One window of Bacteroidales bacterium genomic DNA carries:
- the der gene encoding ribosome biogenesis GTPase Der gives MSNIVAIVGRPNVGKSTLFNRLTGRKDAIVDEQSGVTRDRHYGKVEWNGQEFSIIDTGGYITNSDDIFEEEIRKQVLLAIEEADVILFLVDVTSGITDLEEGVTDILRRTNKKIILVVNKVDTNERQYDAAIFYKLGLGDYFTISSINGSGTGDLLDAILEQFPAKESINEEAEELPRITIVGRPNVGKSSLINALTEEDRNIVTPLAGTTRDTIDTLYNKYNHRFYLVDTAGLRKKGKVSEDIEFYSVMRAIRAIENSDVCLLMIDATQGIEAQDLNIFRLIQRNRKGVVILVNKWDLIEKDNHTTKRYEEVIRDRIAPFTDVPIIFTSVVTKQRLQKVLDTAMEVYKNRTKRIPTHKLNEVMLQVIENHHPPSVKGKYIKIKYVTQLPTLAPSFVFFCNLPQYIRDPYKRYLENQLREHFDFTGVPMQLFFRNK, from the coding sequence ATGAGCAATATAGTAGCGATCGTAGGCCGTCCGAATGTAGGTAAATCTACTTTATTTAACCGGTTAACAGGACGTAAGGATGCCATTGTGGATGAACAATCAGGCGTTACCCGCGACCGCCATTACGGAAAAGTAGAATGGAACGGTCAGGAATTTTCAATCATTGATACAGGCGGATACATTACCAATTCAGACGATATTTTTGAAGAAGAGATCCGAAAACAGGTACTTCTGGCTATTGAAGAAGCGGATGTAATCCTGTTTCTGGTGGATGTTACTTCCGGTATTACCGATCTTGAGGAAGGCGTCACAGATATTTTGCGTAGGACAAATAAAAAGATCATTCTTGTGGTCAATAAGGTCGATACCAATGAGCGTCAATACGATGCCGCCATATTTTATAAATTGGGATTGGGTGATTATTTCACTATCTCATCCATCAACGGCAGTGGAACAGGTGATTTGCTGGACGCGATCCTTGAGCAATTCCCGGCAAAGGAAAGTATCAATGAAGAAGCAGAGGAATTACCCAGGATCACTATTGTGGGCCGTCCGAATGTGGGAAAATCATCACTGATCAATGCCCTGACGGAAGAAGACCGTAATATAGTTACCCCGCTTGCCGGTACCACACGGGATACCATCGATACACTGTATAATAAGTACAATCATCGCTTTTACCTGGTGGATACGGCGGGTTTACGAAAGAAAGGAAAGGTAAGCGAAGATATAGAGTTCTATTCGGTTATGAGGGCCATTCGCGCTATTGAAAATTCGGATGTCTGTTTGTTGATGATTGATGCTACGCAAGGAATCGAAGCTCAAGACCTGAATATCTTCCGGCTGATCCAACGTAACCGGAAAGGGGTGGTTATTTTAGTGAATAAATGGGATTTGATCGAAAAAGACAACCACACCACCAAACGGTATGAAGAGGTCATACGTGACCGGATCGCCCCGTTTACAGATGTGCCGATCATTTTTACCTCCGTAGTGACCAAACAGCGACTGCAAAAGGTACTCGATACGGCTATGGAAGTATATAAGAACAGGACTAAACGTATCCCCACCCATAAACTGAACGAGGTGATGCTGCAGGTCATCGAGAACCATCATCCACCATCGGTAAAAGGAAAATATATCAAGATAAAATACGTTACACAATTACCTACCCTGGCTCCATCATTTGTGTTTTTCTGCAATTTGCCGCAATACATCCGTGATCCGTACAAACGTTACCTTGAGAATCAACTCAGGGAGCATTTTGACTTTACAGGTGTACCTATGCAGCTGTTTTTCAGGAACAAATAG
- a CDS encoding DUF4114 domain-containing protein: MKKLYLYFISLCVVCLASCNKDNEDSPASGENPAKKELMNGSIIINNNPSAIKVKALNEYPEGVSTENDFISASRSRKSLLKRNDVPLTPVYGNDYRFKLIAEVAPFEVDIDGCECPLTIQATHVKMTDDAKYAFVSYNTKGPDHVGAIAVFKITYTGSGNDVGATVENIALMSLRHSEISAIDYDPVSNRIYAVGANEDPNLGYDEKYETDLAFFLVAQLNADKTFSFNEDGYYAEQLTSYQGTSVKMAKGNIYAATGSGLNGTDGGLYIINATDYSRVKFIDLENARSVDVDDNHIYVMQAEHARINKYDLNGNLIAQIYNVTSEATQQEAKSEMTVWKDYIFSAMNESGLRMLDLDGNVVDQLDRPGSDPENHVTNSVALNSDKKNNSMGDAVESNLMLLANGGKGLYWYDIKKVDGEDQIVLCNNNSINFGDGYSANFVASKGNIVFVADGLGGLKVLYIDFNNGKPIDPPVPGEACTSFMSYLFNGTKASLLPESKNVFTSDNQIVNTLFGNANDVPRYIEVLGESPVFISYIAEGATFKNALGFFVVPAGQDIETYYTNEVKDNLWENAGTSSKKIKEKYIIFNNIMDYKKGGSLESGQTWQIKNYNRQDGNFNQGDRIVLFLAPNSWNSQNGWVNYTNKGYTMPVFTDWKINQNDPNYSCDYNNNFSGIPYNTFYSVDCKSIVLFFEDKSTGSDKDYNDMIFSVMSQIDEEGQSTAKLSKPKYYISSATYEDGQNEQSVVFNGQTLFLGEN, encoded by the coding sequence ATGAAAAAATTATATTTATATTTTATTTCCCTTTGTGTGGTTTGCCTTGCAAGCTGTAACAAAGACAATGAAGATTCTCCTGCTTCAGGAGAAAATCCTGCCAAAAAGGAGTTGATGAATGGGAGCATCATCATCAACAATAATCCTTCTGCAATAAAGGTCAAAGCTCTTAATGAATATCCGGAAGGTGTTTCAACCGAAAATGATTTTATTTCGGCTTCACGTTCCAGAAAATCATTATTAAAACGAAACGATGTTCCTCTAACCCCTGTATACGGTAATGATTACCGTTTTAAACTGATTGCTGAGGTAGCTCCGTTTGAGGTTGATATAGACGGATGTGAGTGTCCGTTAACCATTCAGGCTACTCATGTAAAAATGACTGATGATGCTAAGTATGCTTTTGTTTCCTATAATACCAAAGGACCTGATCATGTGGGCGCCATTGCCGTTTTTAAGATTACATATACAGGATCGGGAAATGATGTAGGTGCTACCGTTGAAAATATAGCATTGATGAGTTTACGTCATTCGGAAATCAGTGCTATCGATTATGATCCGGTCTCTAATCGTATCTATGCAGTAGGAGCGAATGAAGATCCGAATCTGGGGTATGATGAAAAATATGAAACCGATCTTGCTTTCTTCCTGGTAGCACAATTAAATGCAGATAAGACCTTTAGTTTTAATGAAGATGGGTATTATGCAGAACAATTGACATCATATCAGGGTACTTCCGTAAAGATGGCCAAAGGTAATATATATGCTGCAACCGGTAGCGGTTTGAATGGAACGGATGGCGGATTGTATATCATCAATGCAACCGACTATTCCAGGGTAAAATTTATTGATCTGGAGAATGCCCGTTCTGTTGATGTAGACGATAATCATATCTATGTGATGCAAGCAGAACATGCCCGTATCAACAAATATGACCTGAATGGAAATCTGATCGCACAAATCTATAATGTAACCAGTGAAGCTACCCAACAGGAAGCTAAATCGGAAATGACAGTATGGAAAGATTACATTTTTTCAGCCATGAATGAAAGCGGATTACGGATGCTTGACTTGGATGGAAATGTGGTAGACCAGTTGGATCGTCCCGGTTCTGACCCGGAAAACCATGTAACCAATAGTGTGGCTTTGAACAGCGATAAGAAAAACAATTCAATGGGAGATGCGGTAGAATCTAACCTGATGCTGTTGGCCAATGGTGGTAAAGGTTTGTACTGGTATGATATCAAAAAGGTAGACGGTGAAGACCAAATCGTGTTGTGTAACAATAACAGTATTAATTTCGGAGACGGATATTCGGCTAATTTTGTAGCTTCCAAAGGAAATATCGTATTTGTCGCAGACGGATTAGGCGGATTGAAGGTCCTCTATATAGATTTTAATAACGGTAAGCCCATCGATCCTCCGGTACCGGGTGAAGCATGTACTTCTTTTATGAGTTACCTGTTTAATGGTACGAAAGCCAGCCTATTACCTGAATCAAAAAATGTATTTACCAGCGATAATCAGATTGTTAATACATTATTCGGAAATGCAAACGATGTTCCACGGTATATCGAAGTACTTGGAGAATCTCCCGTATTCATCAGCTATATCGCTGAAGGAGCAACTTTCAAAAATGCACTGGGTTTCTTTGTAGTTCCAGCCGGACAGGATATTGAAACTTATTATACCAACGAGGTAAAGGATAATCTTTGGGAAAATGCCGGAACATCGTCCAAGAAGATAAAGGAAAAATATATTATCTTCAATAATATCATGGATTATAAAAAAGGAGGATCGTTAGAATCCGGACAAACCTGGCAGATTAAAAATTATAACAGGCAGGATGGTAACTTCAACCAGGGTGACCGCATTGTGCTCTTCCTGGCGCCAAACAGCTGGAATTCACAGAACGGATGGGTTAATTACACCAATAAAGGATATACCATGCCGGTGTTTACAGATTGGAAGATCAATCAGAATGATCCTAATTATTCTTGTGATTACAATAATAACTTCTCGGGTATTCCTTACAACACATTCTATTCGGTCGATTGTAAGAGTATTGTATTGTTCTTTGAAGATAAATCCACTGGTTCGGACAAGGATTATAACGATATGATATTCTCTGTAATGTCACAGATTGACGAAGAAGGGCAATCTACAGCCAAACTTTCAAAACCGAAGTATTACATTTCTTCAGCCACTTATGAAGACGGGCAAAATGAACAATCAGTCGTGTTCAATGGTCAGACTTTATTTCTGGGGGAGAATTAA
- a CDS encoding FAD-dependent oxidoreductase, with amino-acid sequence MKYIKNYLFVFCIIPVMLNSCNRSDEIDICVYGGTSAGVIAAYTAKKMGKSVILIEPGKRLGGLSSGGLGQTDIGNKYAITGLARDFYRRLGDHYGKFEQWIFEPKVAEALFLDYIKKGEVDIMYDSRLVSVKKENGSIKEIMVENSVNPSPENNKVIKARMFIDCTYEGDLMAKAGVPYATGREDNKEYNETINGVQLMHGHQFPDGIDPYVIPGNPESGLVWGVTGNILEPNGTGDKKIQAYNYRICLTSDPANLVPISRPEGYDSTMYELLVRLIKAQPDKKSLNDYFIWSRMPNNKTDINNRNGFSTDMIGANYDYPDGSYEVREKIIKDHEIYTKGLLYFFGHDPRVPQEIRTEMLKWGYPKDEYVEYGHWSPQLYIREARRMIGAYVMTQANCQGKEVVEDGIGMAAYTMDSHNCQRLVINGQVKNEGNVEVGGFGPYPIAYRSITPKQEDCRNLLVPVCLSSTHIAFGSIRMEPVFMVLAQSSAVAASMAIDGKKDVQHIDVKKLQNTLIEKPLADESIFEILVDNDYKDLIETDGEWEIQKNRCYGPTMLVSKNGSGSVKFNIDIPRKGKYDIYSYLPKIPELTKELSIDIFDGGNTTRKNIQTSDVVVEGQTSGEWVLLGSYSLPKGKKSHVSILANGAGNVPADAIILVPSKK; translated from the coding sequence ATGAAGTATATCAAAAACTATCTTTTTGTATTTTGTATAATACCTGTCATGCTAAATAGTTGCAATCGATCAGATGAAATTGACATCTGCGTATACGGAGGCACATCTGCAGGAGTGATCGCAGCTTATACTGCTAAAAAAATGGGTAAAAGCGTTATTCTGATCGAACCGGGAAAGCGGCTGGGCGGATTAAGTTCCGGAGGCCTGGGACAAACTGATATTGGAAATAAATACGCTATTACCGGGCTTGCCCGTGATTTTTATCGTCGCCTGGGAGATCATTACGGAAAATTCGAACAATGGATCTTCGAGCCCAAGGTAGCAGAAGCTTTGTTTCTTGATTACATCAAAAAAGGTGAAGTGGATATTATGTATGATTCGAGGCTGGTTTCTGTAAAAAAAGAAAACGGTTCCATCAAGGAGATCATGGTTGAAAATTCAGTAAATCCGTCTCCGGAAAACAATAAGGTGATCAAAGCCAGGATGTTTATTGACTGCACTTACGAAGGGGATCTGATGGCAAAAGCCGGAGTTCCTTATGCAACAGGCCGCGAAGACAACAAGGAATACAACGAAACGATCAATGGGGTTCAACTGATGCACGGACACCAGTTTCCTGACGGCATAGATCCCTATGTAATTCCGGGGAACCCGGAAAGCGGACTGGTATGGGGCGTCACCGGTAATATACTGGAACCGAACGGAACAGGAGACAAAAAAATCCAGGCATATAATTATCGTATTTGTTTGACTTCCGATCCTGCCAATTTAGTTCCTATTAGCCGTCCGGAAGGATATGACTCAACCATGTACGAATTATTGGTTCGACTGATAAAAGCCCAACCCGACAAAAAATCCTTAAATGACTACTTTATCTGGAGCCGTATGCCTAATAATAAAACGGACATCAATAACCGGAACGGGTTTTCAACAGATATGATCGGCGCTAATTATGATTATCCCGATGGAAGTTATGAAGTCCGGGAAAAAATCATTAAAGATCATGAGATATATACCAAAGGATTACTATACTTTTTCGGACATGATCCCCGTGTACCGCAAGAAATAAGGACTGAAATGCTGAAATGGGGTTATCCGAAAGACGAATATGTAGAATACGGGCATTGGTCGCCTCAGCTATATATCCGTGAAGCCCGGCGAATGATTGGCGCTTACGTAATGACCCAAGCCAATTGTCAGGGAAAAGAAGTGGTAGAAGATGGGATAGGTATGGCGGCCTATACGATGGATTCCCATAATTGTCAACGTTTGGTAATCAATGGACAGGTAAAAAATGAAGGGAATGTGGAAGTCGGTGGATTCGGCCCCTACCCTATCGCCTACCGGTCCATCACGCCCAAACAGGAAGACTGTCGTAACCTGTTGGTACCCGTATGTCTTTCTTCAACACATATTGCTTTCGGTTCCATACGTATGGAGCCTGTTTTTATGGTGCTTGCCCAATCTTCCGCTGTTGCAGCATCCATGGCCATTGATGGAAAAAAAGATGTACAACACATCGATGTGAAGAAACTTCAGAATACACTAATAGAAAAACCATTAGCAGATGAAAGCATATTTGAGATCCTGGTAGATAACGACTATAAAGATCTTATTGAAACCGATGGTGAATGGGAAATTCAGAAAAATCGTTGCTACGGACCAACTATGCTGGTATCTAAAAATGGTTCTGGCTCTGTAAAGTTTAATATAGATATTCCCCGTAAAGGGAAGTATGATATTTATTCGTATCTCCCAAAAATTCCGGAACTAACCAAAGAATTATCTATCGATATATTTGATGGTGGTAACACTACTCGAAAAAATATTCAGACTTCCGATGTTGTGGTAGAAGGACAAACCTCTGGTGAATGGGTATTATTAGGAAGTTATTCTTTACCAAAAGGGAAAAAAAGCCATGTGAGTATTCTTGCTAACGGAGCAGGCAATGTACCGGCTGATGCAATTATATTAGTCCCTTCAAAGAAATAA
- a CDS encoding FAD-dependent oxidoreductase, protein MYTRRNFIKTSALGAGLISSSSLSMAYALTDTNNQLTSTKHCLLPSHNIPVIVDVDLLVIGGSTGAVAVASEAAQNGLSVFLVSPLPYLGEDICGTLRLWQDENPSQSMAEKIFRNNVSPMPLHVKTVLEDELITNNINFLYSSYLVDVLYNKNGQISGGLISNRSGCQAICAKMVVDGTLDATFARAAHIPFSGNTSGNQQYEFIVVGNSKKTNEHITEVVELDTLIKVKDKTYKALRYTFSFPDAGNDFDALNRIEQQIRDITWDVDQVDSADLLYYIPSQQVKSKLQAPATGQDIPIQALQPEEHTNFYLLNGYADVSRDVAETMLRPVSLIDLGKKLGKEVALQSGKITKPTYADLNVHTSKAENIKPKAREINSYLRPDFHKGTIQISDIQLPVWGEYDMIVLGGGTAGAPVGISASRQGIKTLTIEYLHGLGGLTTTGLIGRYWDGFREGFTKEIDAGVRNMAPLDHPRQKKNWSVEWPSDWKMEWFRKEIRKAKGNIWFGTIGCGTVTDGKRVCGVVVATPYGRGVVLAKTVVDSTGSADIAIAGGAGYDYTGKHTVAVQGAGLCKRDPNDFYNNNDWTFIDDSDILDVSRVFVAAKAKYKGSYDLCKIPQTRERRRVIAEHNVSVLDVINGRRYPDTLSYHTSSFDTHGFTIDPYFTLKAPEKRHKIYNADVPLRTLLPKGLDGIIVTGLGTGAHRDAMPIIRMQPCLQNQGYAVGYLVATAIKENKSVRQVDIRKIQQYLVSMGNLPDRVLTDKNNFPFSKAQFVEAASKLHNDMEGLEILLTDTKQALPLLKQEFKKKAGTAEQINYAQTLAMLGESVGIQALIDKINSFTEWDKGWAYTGMGQFGPCMSHLDSLIIALGNARKKEALPAIEKLAKQLEAKNTFSHFRAVCMAFESIGDSSSAPLLYEMLHLKDIRNEVVDNYKQARKATNTDWSDTSIRNKVLKELHLARALYRCGDKDTLGETILRRYTNDFHNHYARHAKGVLSN, encoded by the coding sequence ATGTATACCAGACGTAATTTCATTAAAACTTCAGCCCTTGGAGCCGGGTTGATCAGTAGTAGTAGTTTATCTATGGCTTATGCTTTAACTGATACGAACAATCAGTTGACTTCGACAAAACATTGTCTGTTGCCTTCCCATAACATACCCGTAATCGTGGATGTTGATCTACTGGTGATAGGAGGTAGCACCGGGGCTGTTGCTGTTGCTTCCGAAGCTGCACAGAACGGCTTATCGGTCTTTCTGGTATCACCTCTCCCCTATCTGGGTGAAGATATTTGTGGAACCCTTCGTTTGTGGCAGGATGAAAATCCCAGCCAGTCTATGGCTGAGAAAATATTCCGGAACAACGTATCTCCCATGCCGCTTCATGTGAAAACCGTACTCGAAGACGAATTGATCACCAACAATATCAATTTCTTATACAGTAGTTATCTCGTGGATGTTCTATACAACAAAAACGGACAGATTTCCGGCGGCCTTATTTCAAATCGTTCAGGCTGTCAGGCTATCTGCGCAAAGATGGTTGTCGATGGCACGTTAGATGCCACATTTGCACGCGCTGCCCATATTCCTTTTTCCGGTAATACTTCAGGAAACCAGCAATACGAATTCATCGTTGTAGGAAATTCGAAGAAAACAAACGAACATATCACCGAAGTAGTTGAATTAGATACCCTGATTAAAGTTAAAGACAAAACTTACAAAGCGCTTCGTTACACCTTCAGTTTTCCCGACGCCGGAAACGATTTCGACGCATTAAACCGGATTGAACAACAAATACGTGATATCACCTGGGATGTTGATCAGGTGGATAGTGCCGATCTTCTTTACTATATACCGTCGCAACAGGTGAAAAGTAAATTACAGGCCCCCGCCACCGGTCAGGATATCCCTATACAGGCATTGCAGCCTGAAGAACATACCAATTTTTACCTCTTAAACGGATATGCAGATGTCTCCCGCGATGTGGCAGAAACAATGCTTCGACCTGTTTCGTTGATTGATTTAGGAAAAAAATTAGGAAAAGAAGTCGCATTACAATCGGGAAAAATAACAAAACCTACATATGCCGATCTGAATGTTCATACATCCAAAGCGGAAAACATTAAACCAAAAGCCCGTGAAATCAACTCCTACCTCAGGCCGGACTTTCATAAAGGAACCATCCAAATATCCGATATTCAACTTCCCGTATGGGGAGAATATGATATGATAGTGCTCGGAGGCGGTACAGCCGGTGCTCCGGTAGGGATCAGCGCCTCCCGACAGGGAATAAAAACGCTGACCATTGAATACCTGCACGGTCTGGGCGGCCTGACCACTACCGGGTTGATCGGCCGTTACTGGGATGGTTTCCGCGAAGGTTTTACCAAAGAGATAGATGCAGGAGTACGGAATATGGCTCCTCTCGACCATCCCCGTCAAAAAAAGAACTGGAGTGTTGAATGGCCATCCGATTGGAAAATGGAATGGTTCCGTAAAGAGATACGTAAAGCAAAAGGAAATATATGGTTCGGTACTATAGGATGTGGCACTGTTACCGACGGAAAACGTGTTTGTGGTGTAGTAGTGGCTACACCCTACGGAAGAGGTGTTGTTTTGGCCAAAACAGTGGTAGACAGTACCGGAAGCGCCGATATAGCCATTGCCGGAGGTGCAGGTTATGATTATACCGGAAAACATACTGTTGCTGTTCAGGGAGCGGGTCTATGCAAACGTGATCCGAACGATTTTTATAACAACAATGACTGGACCTTTATCGATGATTCGGATATACTGGATGTATCGCGGGTCTTTGTAGCTGCCAAAGCCAAGTATAAAGGCTCCTATGACCTGTGTAAAATTCCTCAGACCCGTGAAAGACGCAGGGTTATTGCAGAACATAATGTTTCTGTCCTCGACGTGATCAATGGCCGCCGGTACCCCGATACACTTTCATACCATACCAGTTCTTTCGATACTCATGGTTTCACTATTGACCCGTATTTTACATTAAAAGCGCCTGAAAAACGGCATAAAATATATAATGCAGATGTTCCTTTAAGGACATTATTACCCAAAGGTCTGGATGGGATCATTGTTACCGGTCTGGGAACCGGTGCACACAGGGATGCTATGCCCATCATCAGGATGCAACCATGCCTTCAGAATCAGGGTTATGCAGTGGGATACCTGGTAGCTACCGCAATAAAAGAAAACAAATCCGTACGGCAGGTAGATATCAGGAAAATACAACAATACCTCGTATCCATGGGTAATCTCCCTGATAGAGTACTTACCGACAAAAATAATTTCCCGTTCTCAAAGGCACAGTTCGTTGAGGCAGCTTCAAAACTCCATAACGATATGGAAGGACTGGAAATATTGCTTACAGACACCAAACAAGCCCTTCCTTTGCTTAAACAGGAATTCAAAAAGAAAGCCGGTACAGCCGAACAGATCAACTATGCGCAAACCCTTGCCATGTTAGGAGAAAGCGTAGGTATACAGGCATTGATCGATAAAATCAACAGTTTCACAGAATGGGACAAAGGTTGGGCATATACAGGTATGGGGCAATTCGGTCCATGTATGAGTCATCTGGACAGTCTGATCATTGCATTGGGGAATGCCCGTAAAAAAGAAGCCTTACCTGCTATTGAAAAATTGGCAAAGCAGTTAGAAGCAAAAAATACATTCTCGCATTTCAGGGCTGTTTGTATGGCATTTGAATCTATCGGGGATAGTTCTTCCGCGCCTTTACTATATGAAATGTTACATTTAAAAGATATCCGGAATGAAGTGGTGGACAATTATAAACAAGCACGTAAAGCCACTAATACAGATTGGTCGGATACTTCCATACGGAATAAAGTTTTGAAAGAATTGCACCTGGCCCGGGCCTTATATCGTTGCGGTGATAAGGATACACTCGGAGAAACCATCCTGAGAAGATATACCAATGATTTTCATAATCATTATGCCCGTCATGCAAAAGGAGTATTAAGTAATTGA
- a CDS encoding O-antigen ligase family protein, whose amino-acid sequence MDSILKNKEKFILAGSFFIIVLGTVFCDFNKFFDSELKSKWYWLYITVSVCGLLFLLVRRREILNPEPFGYWFILLFVYCFLRVITGQFVLSFLLPCILYFLICYLFFQIFQEQTFGYISGSIVISAFFLACHGIAQYVGLLHEGTHFRVVGNFNNPAGFASMLAISVPFIFYFTLSGKRWMKYIAWFTYAVVGTAVVLSASRVGMIAIAVSSFFYILKQNKTFRESVVWKKVIFFLLISTVLSGLYFIKKDSADGRILIWRCTLDMIREKPLFGHGYKSFEAQYMLYQARYFEQNPESEFALLADNVKHPFNEFLFLITEFGLVSFLLLVFLVVILIRTYLQDQDEKSFILMLAMAAIFILSCFSYPFQYPFTWLITGFSIAALSCKNNERSHANRGFNFLILSSSIVLLVFTVKEVYYESQWYNIVKQSGLMRKQDVISEYECLYPFMNKNAYFVYNYAAILRYNDPEKSTEMVIVCEKMLNDFDVQMLKADNYKKQRDFYKAKDGYVLASQMCPNRFVPLYELTNIYDSIKQPDIALKIANEIINKPVKVPSATISAIKMKMKEKVENQASSVNL is encoded by the coding sequence ATGGATAGTATATTGAAAAATAAAGAAAAATTCATTCTTGCCGGTTCATTTTTTATCATTGTACTCGGAACCGTTTTTTGTGATTTTAATAAGTTTTTTGATTCGGAACTGAAATCAAAATGGTATTGGCTTTACATCACCGTATCTGTATGCGGGTTGCTGTTCCTTTTGGTCAGGCGTAGAGAAATTTTAAATCCGGAACCGTTCGGCTATTGGTTTATATTGCTTTTTGTGTATTGCTTTCTTAGAGTGATCACCGGACAGTTTGTACTTTCGTTCCTTTTACCATGTATCTTGTATTTTTTAATATGTTATCTGTTTTTTCAGATATTTCAGGAACAAACATTCGGATATATTTCGGGTTCCATCGTCATTTCTGCGTTTTTCCTTGCATGTCATGGCATTGCCCAGTATGTTGGATTGCTGCATGAAGGAACCCACTTCAGGGTGGTAGGAAATTTCAACAACCCCGCGGGCTTCGCTTCCATGTTGGCCATAAGTGTACCGTTTATTTTTTATTTTACCCTATCCGGCAAACGTTGGATGAAATACATAGCATGGTTTACTTATGCTGTAGTTGGTACGGCAGTCGTTCTGTCTGCTTCCAGAGTCGGAATGATAGCTATTGCAGTTTCAAGCTTTTTTTATATTCTGAAACAAAATAAGACATTTCGTGAATCAGTCGTATGGAAGAAGGTTATTTTTTTCCTTTTGATATCAACCGTTTTATCAGGACTTTATTTTATAAAAAAAGATTCGGCCGACGGGCGTATACTTATCTGGAGGTGTACTTTGGATATGATACGGGAGAAACCCTTATTCGGACATGGATATAAAAGTTTCGAAGCCCAATATATGCTTTATCAGGCACGCTATTTCGAACAAAACCCCGAAAGCGAATTTGCCTTGTTGGCTGATAACGTTAAACATCCGTTTAATGAATTTTTATTTTTAATTACAGAATTCGGACTGGTATCTTTCCTGTTGCTTGTTTTTTTGGTAGTTATCCTTATACGGACATACCTTCAGGATCAGGATGAAAAGTCATTCATACTCATGCTGGCTATGGCAGCCATATTCATTTTATCGTGCTTTTCTTATCCTTTTCAATATCCGTTTACCTGGCTTATAACCGGCTTTAGTATAGCTGCATTATCCTGTAAAAACAATGAACGATCTCATGCGAACCGGGGCTTCAATTTTCTCATTTTATCCTCATCCATCGTACTTTTGGTGTTTACTGTAAAAGAAGTTTATTATGAGAGCCAATGGTACAATATAGTGAAGCAATCGGGCCTTATGAGAAAACAGGATGTAATTTCAGAATATGAATGTTTATATCCTTTTATGAATAAAAATGCCTATTTTGTATATAACTATGCTGCAATATTGAGATATAATGATCCGGAAAAAAGTACAGAGATGGTAATAGTATGTGAAAAGATGTTGAATGATTTTGATGTCCAGATGTTAAAAGCCGATAATTATAAAAAGCAACGGGATTTTTATAAGGCGAAGGATGGTTATGTGCTGGCATCACAAATGTGTCCCAATAGATTTGTCCCGTTATATGAACTGACAAATATATACGACAGTATCAAGCAACCGGACATAGCATTAAAAATAGCCAATGAAATTATTAATAAACCTGTAAAAGTACCATCAGCGACAATTTCCGCAATAAAAATGAAAATGAAAGAAAAAGTAGAAAATCAGGCATCTTCCGTAAATCTTTAA